The following is a genomic window from Spirosoma foliorum.
TCAGTTTTAGTGTACCAACGGCAGTGAATGTTTTCGAGAGCGAGGCTAATTGAAACTTCGAGTCATCCACTAAAGTATCCCGCTGATTACGCTCAAAGTGGCCTAACCCGAAGCAATGCTTATAGAGAATTATACCTTTCTGGGCTACCAGCACATTCCCATTTAAGCCACCGCGTACTTTCTGCTGGAATATCTCATCAATCTGTTGAGATTTCTTATCAGCGTTAATCTGCTGGCGAATAGTCATTTCCTCAGTTGAGGTAAATATCTGTCCATCAGCACAGGTACGCATTTCTTTTACTGACTGGTTCAGATTTTTTTGAGAATCCTGTCCGCATGAAATTCCGACTCCAGTTATAATCAAAATACTTAACCAACTCCAAATTTTATTCGTCCACACCATCCCCGCGCACGTTATTTCATAGTTATTATAGCGACCAAGTTACAGCAAAACTAGGATTTGCTGAAGCTATTACCTCTATTTTCTATTAAAATAACGTGAAAGTTTGTTAACGGTCTCGGCAGTAATGGGTTACTTAAAACCCTCGACGAGGAGAAATAATTACGGAACGTTTGCCACTTAATACGCCCGACTTTCTCAAACCAATATAAGCGCCTACACTATTCGGTAGCAGGTCACCAGCATCAACGGCGATGGAACCATTTAGTACTGTTCCACCAAATACATTTAGTGGTATAGCTGCTGTAAGTAATCCTGAAAATTGCGATGGAATTGTAAGATAAGGGACTGCATAAGTGCCTGCATTTTTGCTAAATGATAAACGGGCCGTCATATCCACTTTATTGAAAACTAACGCACTCAGACCCATATGGTAAACACTAACCCGATTATTAGCAATGCCATATCGGGGTGGCAATGATGGATTGACTTCTTGCTGTGGGGTTAGAAAAGGGGTCCCTATAGTACGGCCAAAATAAGTCCAGCCATCGATAAACTGGCTGTGATTAAAATAATCATCTCGGCCTCTACGCTTTGGATCATCAATGATAAACACATCTCCACCTTGGCTACCAGTGAACATATATTCAAAGGTAATTTGCCGTACAAAGAAGTTCGATCCAGTTGGCCGTTGCCGATTCCTTACGCGTAGCCCATTCAGACCATCTTCAAGATTTGTTCCATAAAACAAGGAGCCATCGTCATATGGAAATTGCCGATATACATAGAGATTCAAATTATTTAAATCTATATCAGCGGCAAGGTCAAGCGAGCCTAAGTGGTTACCAATGCGGTTATCTTCAAATGAAGTAATGCTTTTGTCATTAGTATAATCAGCTCCTCTCGTCCCAAAAGCAACTGCGGGAAAATACCGGATATTTGACGGCAATTTTCCGTCGACAGCAACAATTGGCCCCAATACAGTAGGATCAGCCTGCCCCGCCCATATTACTTCATGATTAAACCCTCCATACAGCCTAAAACGCCATGAAGGTTTCCCTATTCGACCATAAACGTAAAATTGATGTAGGTAGGACCCTGTTACTAATCGATCAGAATTCTCAAACCAGCCATGCGCGAAAGCACCCATTATAGACACTACACCTTTGGTAAACGGAATAGCAGTGTAAGTAGGCAGACCAATTTGAATTTTAGGTATAGGAAGGGCATTTCCTGACCAAGCGTAAGCACCCGTTGTTAGAAGTGTATCAACCAATCCTACAATCTCTTTCCGACGACCAATGTACAATTCAAAAGCACCTAAACGACCTTTTACATACGCTTCTGGAATCAAAAATTGATTTACCTTTCCAGCAGTAGTAACAATATTCAAACCATAACCCCAATCAAGTTTTGGTCTATAACCAGCAGTATCTATAGGCCGATATTCAGAATGGATGTTAGCATTCAGTCTTAAAACTGGATTCAGAAGAGGAACAGTCCCATATTGATTTGCCCGTAACCAAAATGGAGTCTGGCCAGATGAAGCCAAGGTTCCTATTTCTATCTGATATTGATTAATTCGCTGGCCATAGATTAATGTACAATTGGCAATAGTAAACACTCCATACCAAATTAGTAAAAACAAAAATCTCATTAGAAAATGGGCCAATTATACAATTAGTCGATCAATAGTGATCACTTACCGCGGCCTTGCGCCATTACTCGAAGAGTTTGGGCAATGATCCACATATCAAATAAGAATGAACGTCGTTTGGGATAAAGCAAGTCGTAACGCAACCTCTGCACCATCTCGTCAATGCTAGCTGCATAACCATATTTAATTTGACCGATAGATGTAATACCAGGCTTTACACTTAACAAAGAGCGGTACTCTGGTGCAATTTCAACAATTTGGTCAATAAAATATTGACGTTCTGGCCTAGGGCCAACTACTGACATATCCCCGATCAATACATTATAAAATTGAGGAATTTCGTCAAGGCGAGTTTTACGCATAAAGCGTCCCCATGGTGTAATTCGATTATCAAGCAGTCCACCTGAAAGTACTGGTCCAGTCTTTTCAGCGTCTACATACATACTACGAAACTTATAAATTTTAAAAGGTTTTCCTCCTTGCCCAATACGCTCCTGAGCATAAAAAATGGGCCCAGTTGATGTTATCCGTGTTATAGCTGCAATTAGCAGAAATAACGGTATACCTAAAATTAATGCCAGCAATGAGAAAACAATATCAAATGACCGCTTTAATATACTTACACGAAAATCAGAAAGTAGGCCTGATGAGAGATTGAGGACTGGTAATACATCATGGTACTCGATTGATGTGCTCCGCGCTAAGAATCCTCTGAAATCTACTAAAATTTTCACCTGATAGTCAAATGTTTCAGCGTTTTCAGCAATAGATTTTAGGCGTTCATTATCCATATAAGGCATACAGCAATAAACGCAATCAATATGATTGGTACGTATATAATCTATCAAACCCTCGTATTCTCCCCGAAGGAATTCGGAATTTTCAACGGTAGGCTCATCAAAATATCCACAAAAATGGAAGCCCATTTCTGGATGTACATCGTAGAAGGCACGAATTGTATTTGCTAATTTACCATAGCCGACAATAATATATCGTCGGTTATTATATCCTCTTGCTCTATATTCTTTTAGGAATAATACACCACCTATTCTGAAAATTGCACCAAGAGCTAAAAAGAATATATACGTAATAAGAAGGTGCTCACGAGAATAATAGTAGCCTTGAATCGCTATCCAGCACACGGCAATAATAGCAACATGGATAAAGGTCAATAAAAGTAGTTGTCGTACCAGATGGCCAGATTTAAATAACTGTCGAGGGTATATATAGGGTTTTAACACTAATATCTCAACCAGCCAGATTACATTAAAAAGCCACCAAAGAGATGCGTAAGGAGCTTCTGAGACAGCCTCAAGCGTCTGAAATTTAATCCAATATGCCCCAACGAAAGCCGTGTTGAGGCTCAAGAAATCAATGATTACATGAAGTGGGAAAAACAGTATGGAATAGCGATGCCTCATACTTTTTAGGTTTACTCATCGGTCATGACAAAAAGCTAGCAAACCGTTTACGCTAAAATAATATATACAAGTCGATGAGTAACACGAATATTATTCTACGGCTCAAAACAGAGCTGCAAATTAATGACAATTATGGTCTTAAAAAAATCCAATATAGTAATAGCCACATTGGTAAGTCAATAGGGAAGGGAATGCACGCTGAACTGTATTAGCAGGATTTTAGTCGAAGCGATGTGATTTAATGCACTCCTCAAAGATTATGCTGAACTGATTGATTACTACTTTCCAAATGTAAGCCGTTTCCCATTTGACCTGCAAATTCTGGATAGTTAGATAAACCAACTTTTGTAAGGCCACATCCGACGAAAACACTCCCTTCGTTTTAGTCACTTTGCGTAACTGACGGTGATACCCTTCGACCGGGCTAGTTGTATACATCACCTTGCGAAAAGCGGCTGGATAATCGAAAAACGGCGATAATAATTCCAATTTTTTCACCCATGGTTGGACTGCTTTAGGATAAGCTGCCCCTGCTGCTCCTGTACCAACAACAGGTTTTCTAGGCCTTACTCTCTATTAGAAGCCTGATAAACCGTTTTTAGATCAGTAGCCAGCTCTTTATTTAGCTGACGCACGAGCGGCCCCATCACTTTCAGCAATATAAATCCCCAATACCTGCTTTTTTCCCAACAAGCTCAGGCCGATCACGCTGTTAAGTACTCGAGTGACTACTTTTCCATCATAGCGTACTTTATAATAGATGCCACCTCGCCATACCAGTGCGTACAAGCTTTCTAATGGCCGGTTCTACCTTTACCGTATGGCTGGAATAACCATGTCAATGGTAAGAGTCAACTCCCTGTCGGACAGTGAATAGCCATACATTTCTAGCAGATGCTGGCTAATATCGGCATAACTGTTGCCAATGCAATAGAGTGAGAGTACCTTATGCTCGAATTGGGTTAGTGGCTGCCGATACGATCGCGTGGCGTATGCAATTCTAAGGGACCAGCACTGCTTTTAACTCGTTTGGTGGCTTTACTATTCCATCGGTTTCGCTCGGTGAGCTGAATTTGGGCTAGATAGCCCTACATTTCTCCCTCTAAGGCAGGTCCAAGAAGTGTTTAATGGTGCAAACAGGCCATTTTTACCAATCAGTCACTTGCCTTCGTAAAGGCCTTTGATAGCGGCCTGCTTGATGGCCTCTAAATCGAACTCATTGGTTATGATAGTAAAAGTTAGAGTTTTTATCTTGTTATTCACCTGTGACACCGTTCGGTGAGCAGTCTAAATTGGCTAATAAATAATACCCTAAAGACTCGTATACTGAATGCGGGTCTTTAGGGTGTTATTATTTTCTGAGGGTTATTTTTTGACTACACGAGTGACAGCCTTCTTCTGATTAGATTCAATTATTGGTATATATATACCATCGCTCAGAGCAGATGGCGTCCATTCTAAGCTGTGCTGTCCAGCAGATTGATTTTCGGATTTCACTAATTGTCCTATAATTTTCCCTTGAGTATCAATAACCCACAAATTTACGATTCCATCATTAGGAAGGTAATATTTGATAGTAGTTGATTGCTGAAACGGATTAGGATAGGCTGTCAGCTGTAGCGCAGATTCGCCATTTATCTCAACATTTTTTATCTGTGCAACAAATGTACTGCCATTTTTTGCTTCAAAACCAGGCAACATAGTGACTGATTGACCCGCTTGGTATTCGGCATGAGCAGCTTTGCCAACAATATTTGTAGCTTCTATTGTCTCTACTGCCTGTTCTAAATACTGACCTGCTTTTTCGTAGGTTATTTGAATACGTAATTTCTGCTGAGGAGCTTGTGCCATCCCACTAATGGCCAAACAACAACCCATAAATAGAAGTAAAAGTCGCATATTATTTACGGGCTTTAGGTTGAAGTTTATTAACTCGCTGTTCTAATTGAGCACTTTTTTGTTTCAAAGCATCATTTTGCTTCTTTAATTCGATTACATAAAGTGTTAACTCCTCAACTTTCTCTAGCAATTTCGACTGCATCTGTCCAACATCTACACCTTCTTTGACAACTTCCGCGGCTGAAGGTATACCTGGCAGGTGTTTTTCACGGTTGATAAATGTCTCGACTTCTTGTAAATTACGCAACTTGTACCCTTGATCAAATACTCGGTCTGACCATGCGTCGGTGCTTTTTATGGCTACTTTTACTTTTTCTGTTAATATACCGTCGGCAACATACAAACGGTAACCGACTGGGGTTTGCGCTACTCCAGGTCCTATAACAACACCTCCAGTGTTACCATTACGCAAGTTATCACCATCAATAGCCCAGTTTGCGTCATCGGCTGCTATTCGAGCTGAACCTGTGGTACTGCCTAGTACTACATCACCATTGGTATCAACTGTCAAAAATTTATTTGCGCTCAAAATTGTTGCAGGACTCGTTGATTTAAGATTTGTCAATCGTAAGCCAGATGTATTCGTGGTGCTGCTCACCACCTCCAATTTATTCGCTGGAGCAGATGTGCCAATACCTACATTGGTTCCATTACCTAGTACAATGCTATTACTTTTATTTACTTGCGCATAAGCCCCAATAGCTACTGCATTAGTGATTGTAGCTGAAGTAGAGGCCACATCTGCTGCAAACCCCATTAATAGATTATAGTCGCCATTACTATTAACACCTGCATATCGGCCAATGGCTGTAGTATGCTGGCCAGTGGTATTATGTAACAAAGCGCCATCGCCAATGGCAGTATTACCTAATCCAGACGTATTTGAACTACCAGAACTATTTCCCATAAATAAGTTGTAGTTGCCAATACTATTGCTGCCACCTGCTTGCTGGCCTAAAAATAGATTACCAAGTCCAGTAGTGTTATTTGTTCCGGCTAATGAACCAACAAATACATTGAAACCACCAGATTGATTATTTAGACCAGCCTGATAACCAATGAAAGTATTTGCTGTACCTGTATTAGTCGTACCTGTATTTGCTCCGACAAATGTGTTTTGCGAAACCGTACTTCCTCCAGAACCTGCCAATGAACCTAAATAGGTATTACCAATGCCAGTGGTGTTAGCGCTTCCCGCATCAGCCCCGATGAAAGTGTTATTACTTCCCTGCGTATTGACATAACCAGCTCCACTACCAAAGAAAGCATTATAGTTACCCTGAGTATTAGAATAACCCGCATTATAACCTATAAATGCATTATTATATCCCACTCCATTGGTATAACCTGCATTTGACCCAACAAATGTATTCCGAGCTCCAGTACTATTACTAAATCCTGAGCTATAACCTACGAATGAGTTGTCTTGGCCAGATGTGTTTTGGTTACCAGCAGAAGCACCCAAAAATGCGTTCTTGGTGCCTGCCATATTTTGTATACCTGTCCCACGACCAATGAATAGGTTACTGGCACCACTCATGTTTTGATTGCCAGCGCCTACTCCTACTAAAGTATTGTCAGAACCAGGCGTAGCTGATGATGGTGTAGTAGCCACATAATTCGTTTGGGCAACTCCGGTCAAGGCCAACGAACAGCAACTAAGTATTAGTAATGTTTTTTTCACGTTCAATATATTTATAAGTAAAACATTATATAGGAAAAGGCACTAGCATTGGCTGCATTTAGTTTATTAAGAACAATTACCGATATTTATTCACAAAAAACTATGCAAAAGCATTTTTTCATGGATAATCGTTACAAAATTTATGCCGTATTATTCTAAATAATTCAATAACTACTTTAATACATAGTTATTGAATTAGAAAGGTATCTGGTCGTAAAGTAGAAAATCAGGTATTTTAAGCCTAATGACACTGGTTAAATGGAAATGATTAGCATACAAGCCCTTTATATTGGTAAAAGGCATGTAAATATAACGTTAAAAACTATACTCATTCTTTTTTTTAATATACATAAACGTCTCGCCCTAGACGAGCTTAATAAAAATTAACCATTCCTTACAATAATTTAGCCAAAAGAACAAACTGCCTTCACATAAGAGATGGTATTTCTCCCAAATATATTGCAACTAACTTAATATAAATAGCCTGCCCACAGTTTGGCACCTAATTAATCAGCTAGTGGTCTATGTCGCCAATATCTTATATTATTATCTTTTATCAATAAGCTTCTTAACTAATCGCTTTAATTCGTCAATATCAGCTTGCTGCTTTTTATTGACCTGCTGTAATTGGATACTATATAAGGTTAACTCCTCAATTTTTTCTAACAATTTAGCATCTGTCTGATGTAAATCATTACCTTGTTCCGTCATCTCTTTGGCAGAAGGTACACCTGGCAGATGTTTATTTGCTTGTATGAAGAGCCTAACTTCCTCTAAACTCTTCAGTTGGTAATCATCTTTGAATACATAGTCACTCCATTGTGCTGTATTTCGTACAGCAACTTTTATCTTTTCCGTTAAAATTCCATCAGCAACATATAGCTTGTACCCTTTTGGTATATCCATAGTACTATCACCTATGGAAACTACTCTATTTTCAGATTGAATGATTTCATTACTAAGTGTCCAAGGATATGCTGCGGTTCGAAGGCCTCCAATTGAAATACTAAGTAGCGAGAGATCAACTCGGCGTAAGACAACATCACCTGACTCATCTACAGTCAAAAATCTATCATTAGTAGCTCGTACAGCCGTATTTGCATTAGTCAAATTAGTAAAACGCAATCCACTATTACCTGAAGTACCTTGAGTAATTTCCAGTTTATTGGCAGGAGCGGTATTACCAATACCCACATTTGCACCATTACCCAAAATAATACTATTACTTCGGCTCACTTGAGCATAAGGACCAATAGCAACAGCATTATTAATGGTTGGAGTAGAGGAAGATACATCGGCCGCGAATCCAATCATCACATTATAATTTCCATTATTAATAACGCCCGCGTACTGGCCAATAGCAGTGTTGCGTTGACCGCTGGTATTACGTAATAAAGAACCGTCACCAATAGCCGTATTACCTATTCCCGTGGTTGTAGCACTACCAGAAGCATTCCCCATAAATAAATTATAAGAGCCTGTAGAGTTATAACCAGCCTGCTGGCCCAAGAACATATTACCAGTTCCCGTACCGTTACTAAATCCAGCCTGACTACCAATAAAAACATTTGCGGTACCAGATGTATTAATATAGCCCGCTTGGTAACCTAGAAATGTATTACCCGTACCAACAGAATTAACTGCTCCCGTTTGAAAACCAACAAAAACATTATTGGTACCACTCGTATTTTGAATACCGGCTAAGTTACCTATCAATACATTTCTATTGACAAATGAAAAATTGTTCTGAGCCCAAACTCCATCAGCGTTCATTATAAGAAAACCAATAGATAAACAGAGTATATACTGTCTAATAATCATTACAATGTTGATCTGTATTGAATTTACACTCAAAGATAGATCAAATATTTATCTTGAATAAACCTGTTGTTAACTTCATAAACTGTGGTAGTGATAACTAGTCGAATTGCTATAGTCTATGAGGTTTTATCCTATTTTCGGCAGGGAGCTACCAATGTTTGTTTTTTGACGTGGCACAACCAGGTTAAGGAACTTGGCCGTACCACGTCAAATCAATTAAAGCGCTTCTTCAGCTTTTCTATTTCCGCCTGAAGCCGTTGGTTCACTAATTGCTGTTGTCTATTGATCGCTTGTTGCTCCTGGTTAGCCTTTTCCAATTGAATACTATATAAGGTTAGCTCTTCTATTTTCTTCAGCAGTTGAGCATCCATCTTAGCCACATCTAGCCCATGGCTAACTACTTCCAAAGCTGACGGCAAACCTGGTAAGTGCTCATGCTTTCGAATGTATTGCTCCACTTGCTTTAGAGGTTGAAGCTTGTAGGTAGCTTTAAATACAAAGTCGCTCCAGTCAGCAGTATTTTTCACCGCCACTTTTACCTTTTCTGTAAGAATACCATCCTCTACGTATAATTTATAACCAGTTGGAGTTCGACTCATCTTGCTACCAATAATTACGCCTTCTCCATTAGTAGTCTGTACATATTCTCCAGAGGCTGTCCACAATTCTGCACTCAATCGGGCCGACCCACTACTAACCAAAATCACATCACCACTAGAATTTACGCTTAGAAACTTATTCTGATTTAAAGCGCTCGCTGGTGAGTTGCTGGTTAAATTAGTTAACCGTAAGCCTGATTGGTTGGCTGTACCCTGAGTAATTTCTAATTTATTTTGAGGGGCAGATGTGCCAATACCTACTCTAGCATTACTCCCTAGTATAATACTATTACTTTGGTTCACCTGAGTATATGCTCCAATAGCAACTGCATTTGTAATTCCCGTATTCCCTGAATTTACGTCAGCTGCAAACCCAATTAACACATTATAGTCGCCATTACTGTTAACACCTGCGTATCGCCCAATGGCTGTAGTGTGTTGGCCAGTAGTATTATGTAATAAAGCGCCATCGCCGATAGCAGTGTTACCTAATCCGGTAGTGGTTCCACTGCCGGCGGCATTTCCCATAAAGAGATTATAAGATCCAATGGAACTATAGCCCGCTTGCTGGCCTAAAAATAGATTACCTGTACCTGTGGTGTTATTAAAACCTGCCTGCGAACCAAGGAAGACATTAGCTTGACCGGTGGTATTTGCATTACCTGCCTGATTACCTAAGAAGGTATTACCTGTGCCAGAGGTATTAGATCGACCTGTCAGATATCCTAAAAAAGTGTTTGCTCCACCTGTATTACTAAACCCTGTCTGATAACCAATGAATGTGTTCTGGGTTCCCTGTGTGCTATTGCCTGATTCAATTCCTAAATACGTATTAAAAGACCCAGCGACTGGTCCCCTAAGAATTGTCTGCGCATTATACTTTAATGAGTAACCTGTGGGAAGGTTAATATCACTATTTATAGTTAATGGACTTCCCGCAGGTACATCAATAATCTGTCCCAATGCCTGTATATTTTTTATATATAGGCAAAGAACGATAAGGTAGTAAATAGTAGGCCTCATACTAAATTTAGATTAGTCTATTTTTACAATGAAGTATTAAATTAAACAGGGCATTCTTGAGGAAAGACGTATTAGATTGCTACGTATCCTTAGAGTAATTAACGGGGTATTTTATTATTTCCTCCATTTTTTGCACTTTTTTCCTCCTGCGATACCCCAATCAAATTCTGCATTCGTTTAACCTGATCGGCTAATTGTTTATATGCCATTTCATTTGCAAGCACTTTATCTTTAAGTTTTTCTACTTCAGCGTTAAGATCTTTTACCGCTTGAACTAATGGCATGACAAACAGAGTATAGCCCAAGGTGTAATACCTACCACCTTCTTCCTGACGGACACCTTCGAAATCATAGCCTACTTCTTTAGCTGCCGCTTCAACATCCTGAGCCAAAAAACCGCTGTGCAAAACAGTATCATCTTTAATATTGCTTACCGAATAACTTAATAACTTAGCTTCCTTAAGCTTGTTAATATGATAAGTAACAGGGTTAAGCTTAATTATAAAATTCAGTCCTGGAACATTAGCCCGAATGTCTTCTTTAATACGTTTATCGGAAAGAGTAGAGATAGTTTGCACATTACACCGAAGTGAGGATATACTATTATCACCCAATACAATTTGATTACTGGCATTAACAATTGCATTTGCGCCAATCGCAGTTGCGTTATTTAGGTTTCCAGTTGAAGGGCCTGAATTATAACCCAACGCTGTGTTATAACTACCTGTCGTATTATTTTGCAAAGCAATAGTTCCCGAAGCCGTATTATTAGCTCCTGTTGTGTTAAGTCTAAGGGCTAGATTACCCGATGCCATATTTCCTGGTCCACTTGTATTATTTAACAAGGCGGAGCCACCAAATGCGGTGTTATCATGCCCGTCTAAATTGTTATACAATGCATCTGTACCAACAGCTATATTTGAATAACCAGTTGTGTTCGAAGCAGACGCATTAGAACCTACTGCAGTATTTTCGTAACCTGTAGTGTTTTTTTGTAAGGCACCCGCCCCTGAAGCCGTATTATTAGCACCTGTTGTATTACTCGTTAAGGCAACTGTGCCTAATGCAGTATTGTTATTTCCACTACTATTGGTCATTAATGCAACTGAACCTAAGGCGGTATTACCCTGTCCGGTGGTATTTGAATATAAAGATCTATAGCCCGAAGCTGTGTTGTTCTGCCCAGTGGTATTAGAAAGTAGTGCAACAGTTCCTAGAGCTGTATTACCAGTACCACTGGTGTTGCTAGTTAAGGCCTGCAAACCTAAAGCTGTATTATAGTTACCGCTTGTACTACTGGCCAATGCTAGAGTTCCCAAAGCTGTATTACCTGTTCCAGTTGCTCCACTACTAAAGGCAAGATAACCCAAAGCAACATTATTTTGTAATTGATCAATTCGGCCTGAGTTTTGATTATTTACTCTAAAATATAAAGGAGTGTTATCCGACGTTCCAAGAAAATTACCACTAGTTGTACCGGCATTTCCGCTTAAATTCCACGAGTTAGCAGCACCACTGGCGGCTCCTCCCGCTGTCCATATTGGGGCACTAGGGCTACCTGTATTTACTTCAATCTGATTAGTACTACTATTGTAAATTAGTAGCCCGGTAGCCGGACTTTGAATTTGGCTTCGTAATGAAGTAGTTACAATTGGAGGTAATAAACCTCTATATAGACTACCTAAACTATAAGGGCCTGAAATGACCTGAAGCGATGCAGAACTGACTATAGTTCCAGAAGATGGGCCTATACGTATCTGGGAATACCCTTTACTAATTACTAACCAAACCAATAAAGTGATTTTCCAGCCGTTTGTAAACACTTTTCTCATGATCTACACAAAAAAGGATTAGTGATCAAAACACAGAAGATAAAGCCTAACTTTCTACGAGTATTACCAGAATTAAACCACGTTGAAGGAAGGCACTTTTTACTATAAAAACTCA
Proteins encoded in this region:
- a CDS encoding capsule assembly Wzi family protein; the protein is MRFLFLLIWYGVFTIANCTLIYGQRINQYQIEIGTLASSGQTPFWLRANQYGTVPLLNPVLRLNANIHSEYRPIDTAGYRPKLDWGYGLNIVTTAGKVNQFLIPEAYVKGRLGAFELYIGRRKEIVGLVDTLLTTGAYAWSGNALPIPKIQIGLPTYTAIPFTKGVVSIMGAFAHGWFENSDRLVTGSYLHQFYVYGRIGKPSWRFRLYGGFNHEVIWAGQADPTVLGPIVAVDGKLPSNIRYFPAVAFGTRGADYTNDKSITSFEDNRIGNHLGSLDLAADIDLNNLNLYVYRQFPYDDGSLFYGTNLEDGLNGLRVRNRQRPTGSNFFVRQITFEYMFTGSQGGDVFIIDDPKRRGRDDYFNHSQFIDGWTYFGRTIGTPFLTPQQEVNPSLPPRYGIANNRVSVYHMGLSALVFNKVDMTARLSFSKNAGTYAVPYLTIPSQFSGLLTAAIPLNVFGGTVLNGSIAVDAGDLLPNSVGAYIGLRKSGVLSGKRSVIISPRRGF
- a CDS encoding sugar transferase — its product is MRHRYSILFFPLHVIIDFLSLNTAFVGAYWIKFQTLEAVSEAPYASLWWLFNVIWLVEILVLKPYIYPRQLFKSGHLVRQLLLLTFIHVAIIAVCWIAIQGYYYSREHLLITYIFFLALGAIFRIGGVLFLKEYRARGYNNRRYIIVGYGKLANTIRAFYDVHPEMGFHFCGYFDEPTVENSEFLRGEYEGLIDYIRTNHIDCVYCCMPYMDNERLKSIAENAETFDYQVKILVDFRGFLARSTSIEYHDVLPVLNLSSGLLSDFRVSILKRSFDIVFSLLALILGIPLFLLIAAITRITSTGPIFYAQERIGQGGKPFKIYKFRSMYVDAEKTGPVLSGGLLDNRITPWGRFMRKTRLDEIPQFYNVLIGDMSVVGPRPERQYFIDQIVEIAPEYRSLLSVKPGITSIGQIKYGYAASIDEMVQRLRYDLLYPKRRSFLFDMWIIAQTLRVMAQGRGK
- a CDS encoding T9SS type A sorting domain-containing protein, which encodes MRLLLLFMGCCLAISGMAQAPQQKLRIQITYEKAGQYLEQAVETIEATNIVGKAAHAEYQAGQSVTMLPGFEAKNGSTFVAQIKNVEINGESALQLTAYPNPFQQSTTIKYYLPNDGIVNLWVIDTQGKIIGQLVKSENQSAGQHSLEWTPSALSDGIYIPIIESNQKKAVTRVVKK
- a CDS encoding TMF family protein is translated as MKKTLLILSCCSLALTGVAQTNYVATTPSSATPGSDNTLVGVGAGNQNMSGASNLFIGRGTGIQNMAGTKNAFLGASAGNQNTSGQDNSFVGYSSGFSNSTGARNTFVGSNAGYTNGVGYNNAFIGYNAGYSNTQGNYNAFFGSGAGYVNTQGSNNTFIGADAGSANTTGIGNTYLGSLAGSGGSTVSQNTFVGANTGTTNTGTANTFIGYQAGLNNQSGGFNVFVGSLAGTNNTTGLGNLFLGQQAGGSNSIGNYNLFMGNSSGSSNTSGLGNTAIGDGALLHNTTGQHTTAIGRYAGVNSNGDYNLLMGFAADVASTSATITNAVAIGAYAQVNKSNSIVLGNGTNVGIGTSAPANKLEVVSSTTNTSGLRLTNLKSTSPATILSANKFLTVDTNGDVVLGSTTGSARIAADDANWAIDGDNLRNGNTGGVVIGPGVAQTPVGYRLYVADGILTEKVKVAIKSTDAWSDRVFDQGYKLRNLQEVETFINREKHLPGIPSAAEVVKEGVDVGQMQSKLLEKVEELTLYVIELKKQNDALKQKSAQLEQRVNKLQPKARK
- a CDS encoding TMF family protein; this translates as MRPTIYYLIVLCLYIKNIQALGQIIDVPAGSPLTINSDINLPTGYSLKYNAQTILRGPVAGSFNTYLGIESGNSTQGTQNTFIGYQTGFSNTGGANTFLGYLTGRSNTSGTGNTFLGNQAGNANTTGQANVFLGSQAGFNNTTGTGNLFLGQQAGYSSIGSYNLFMGNAAGSGTTTGLGNTAIGDGALLHNTTGQHTTAIGRYAGVNSNGDYNVLIGFAADVNSGNTGITNAVAIGAYTQVNQSNSIILGSNARVGIGTSAPQNKLEITQGTANQSGLRLTNLTSNSPASALNQNKFLSVNSSGDVILVSSGSARLSAELWTASGEYVQTTNGEGVIIGSKMSRTPTGYKLYVEDGILTEKVKVAVKNTADWSDFVFKATYKLQPLKQVEQYIRKHEHLPGLPSALEVVSHGLDVAKMDAQLLKKIEELTLYSIQLEKANQEQQAINRQQQLVNQRLQAEIEKLKKRFN
- a CDS encoding tail fiber domain-containing protein, with the translated sequence MRKVFTNGWKITLLVWLVISKGYSQIRIGPSSGTIVSSASLQVISGPYSLGSLYRGLLPPIVTTSLRSQIQSPATGLLIYNSSTNQIEVNTGSPSAPIWTAGGAASGAANSWNLSGNAGTTSGNFLGTSDNTPLYFRVNNQNSGRIDQLQNNVALGYLAFSSGATGTGNTALGTLALASSTSGNYNTALGLQALTSNTSGTGNTALGTVALLSNTTGQNNTASGYRSLYSNTTGQGNTALGSVALMTNSSGNNNTALGTVALTSNTTGANNTASGAGALQKNTTGYENTAVGSNASASNTTGYSNIAVGTDALYNNLDGHDNTAFGGSALLNNTSGPGNMASGNLALRLNTTGANNTASGTIALQNNTTGSYNTALGYNSGPSTGNLNNATAIGANAIVNASNQIVLGDNSISSLRCNVQTISTLSDKRIKEDIRANVPGLNFIIKLNPVTYHINKLKEAKLLSYSVSNIKDDTVLHSGFLAQDVEAAAKEVGYDFEGVRQEEGGRYYTLGYTLFVMPLVQAVKDLNAEVEKLKDKVLANEMAYKQLADQVKRMQNLIGVSQEEKSAKNGGNNKIPR